One region of Roseiconus lacunae genomic DNA includes:
- a CDS encoding PVC-type heme-binding CxxCH protein: MTLRRQRSPRRISLGRSFLALSALGMFLSPPVIFAADSSGWSTKRIHQSFHAEGASRGDIDGDGIADIVAGPLWFRGPDFDQHFELAPPREFPVEVYSDQFFSHVVDVNNDGANDVLVVGFPGQAARLYLNPGPGKLVDGSGDTHWQMSEITGGVDNESPAFCEVVPGGLPEIVCGNQGRYGFFQAGDDATQPWTFHAVTRPGACGGRFAHGLGAGDVDGDGHVDLLDKVYWWKNPGTQKSGTQKSTDPKGDQPWQRQIWNTDRLGGGGAQICVVDVDGDNDADLVTSLNAHGWGLAWFEQTEPGQFEYHNIMGQASTENDYGVAFSQLHVVAMADIDGDGRQDIVTGKRWMAHRGKDAGGLQEPVLYWFQNVKTDSGIEFVPRMIDHDSGVGTDVLVADLNDDQRPDIVSCSKRGLAIHTQVDSVTAFVPEKWNLQEGRDQSKYADGYTPKEAAENMMVPDGFEVDLIAAEPELTQPIAMCFDAKGRLWVIEGHTYPTKAPKGQGRDRVVVFSDQDADGSFETKDTFIEGINLASGIEVGFGGVWIGAAPELLFIPDADHDLVPDGEPQVLLDGWGYHDTHETLNSFTWGPDGWLYGCHGVFTHSNVGKPGATDDQRQRLNAGVWRYHPTRHQFEVFAHGTSNPWGVDYNDEGDWFVTACVIPHLFHMIQGARYQRQAGNHFNSFTYDDIKTIADHAHYTGSIASHAFWGDNKRTKPSAPIGTSLLGGGHAHCGLAIYNGGVFPSHYNGKLLFHNLHGHRLVQESVDRNGSGYIGRHRPDFALAKDHLEIGVGVMVGPDGAIYTSDWHDVQTCHNRTDEVWDRTDGRLFRIRYGAVRPIEIDLWAASDEFLVDALVSDNGFIARQAMRVLQERAAAGTLNADHVAKKLRRAFSIASSRRDRLRVLWATHAAGVLGETDLRQMMTHSDEYVRGWAVHFAGETYQTKGTASESSFKFDAEIIQDSSVIVRRYLASILERLPNDRRWDIVETLAKSAIDAHDHNLPLMVWYGLEPLIEDDPARALTIAKSSPLPNLARFAIRRMTTTPQGRDALVDRLAKDNKQGDQLVVLEELNAAAESRAGFKMPQGWPDAFKNLVKSDSPRVGELALSFAMRVGDASVFPRFRAILSDRSVAAEKRLEALASLRTAKDRDLPATLLSLLDDPAVNEKVVAALADFDTESIPAKLLEALPQLSESAKVSAYSTLVSRPRSATQFVAAMESGEVDPATIPAFIIRQAISLGDQSINQRLEKTWGKIAQSSEEMEAEYSKYRAMLKPAAIASASASRGRVLYEANCGKCHKLFGVGGDIGPDITGANRSKLDYLLENILEPNALIGKAYQVQNFLLGDGRVVSGVVKSENDDAVTVQTATEVVIISQDDIEQDKLSNVSLMPSGQLQPMTPGQVRDLFKYLMSPTQVGLPGAMDASSRVVGPAGSIVIEGEMLSDTEVTAGSTRPQPMSGFGKDWSGNEQLWWTGGKVGATLTTELPLATEGSFDIELRLTKAKDYAIIKAELTDSKGKKAIKEIDLYSPNVSLAESVRWKSVVIDGKNPAKLRLTISGANAKAIRSYMCGIDYIMASPQ; encoded by the coding sequence ATGACACTGCGTCGTCAGCGTTCGCCTCGGCGAATTTCACTCGGCCGTTCGTTCTTGGCCCTCTCAGCCCTCGGCATGTTTCTTTCGCCGCCGGTAATCTTCGCGGCGGACTCGAGCGGTTGGTCAACGAAGCGAATTCATCAGAGTTTCCATGCCGAGGGAGCATCGCGGGGGGACATCGATGGTGATGGGATCGCCGATATAGTGGCCGGTCCGCTGTGGTTTCGCGGACCTGATTTCGATCAACACTTCGAACTCGCACCGCCTCGCGAATTCCCGGTCGAAGTTTATAGCGATCAATTTTTTAGTCACGTCGTCGATGTCAACAACGACGGCGCAAACGATGTCCTCGTGGTCGGCTTTCCCGGTCAAGCGGCGCGTCTGTATCTCAACCCCGGACCCGGAAAGTTGGTCGATGGCTCGGGGGACACGCATTGGCAGATGAGCGAGATCACCGGCGGCGTTGATAACGAGTCGCCTGCGTTCTGCGAAGTGGTCCCCGGGGGACTTCCTGAAATCGTTTGTGGCAACCAAGGTCGTTATGGTTTTTTCCAAGCCGGTGACGACGCGACACAGCCTTGGACGTTCCACGCGGTGACGCGTCCCGGTGCTTGCGGAGGTCGCTTCGCACATGGACTCGGCGCCGGTGATGTCGACGGGGACGGCCATGTCGATTTACTTGACAAGGTCTACTGGTGGAAAAATCCCGGTACCCAAAAATCCGGCACGCAAAAATCCACTGACCCTAAAGGCGACCAGCCCTGGCAGCGGCAAATTTGGAATACCGACCGACTCGGCGGAGGCGGTGCGCAGATCTGTGTTGTCGACGTCGACGGAGACAATGATGCCGACTTGGTCACATCACTAAACGCGCACGGTTGGGGGCTTGCTTGGTTCGAGCAAACCGAACCGGGGCAGTTTGAATATCACAACATCATGGGGCAAGCTTCGACCGAAAACGATTATGGCGTCGCGTTCAGTCAGTTGCACGTCGTCGCCATGGCGGATATCGATGGTGACGGACGTCAAGACATTGTGACCGGAAAACGCTGGATGGCCCATCGCGGTAAAGACGCCGGCGGATTGCAAGAACCGGTTCTGTACTGGTTCCAAAATGTCAAAACCGACTCGGGAATCGAATTCGTTCCCCGCATGATCGATCATGATTCCGGCGTCGGTACGGATGTCTTGGTCGCAGACCTGAATGACGATCAGCGTCCGGACATCGTCTCGTGTAGCAAACGCGGGTTAGCGATTCATACGCAAGTCGACTCGGTGACTGCGTTCGTCCCTGAAAAATGGAATCTTCAAGAAGGACGCGATCAGTCCAAGTATGCCGATGGCTACACGCCGAAAGAGGCGGCCGAGAACATGATGGTTCCCGACGGCTTCGAAGTCGATTTGATCGCGGCCGAACCAGAACTTACCCAGCCCATCGCGATGTGTTTCGACGCGAAAGGCCGACTGTGGGTGATCGAAGGGCATACCTATCCGACCAAGGCGCCCAAAGGTCAAGGCCGCGATCGCGTGGTTGTGTTTTCAGATCAAGACGCCGACGGGTCATTTGAAACTAAGGACACGTTTATCGAAGGCATTAACCTTGCCAGTGGAATCGAAGTCGGGTTCGGTGGTGTTTGGATCGGTGCCGCGCCAGAGCTGCTTTTTATCCCAGATGCCGATCACGACTTGGTCCCCGACGGCGAACCACAGGTCCTACTTGATGGCTGGGGCTATCATGATACCCATGAAACGCTGAACAGTTTTACTTGGGGACCGGACGGATGGCTGTATGGGTGCCACGGTGTGTTCACTCACAGCAACGTCGGTAAACCCGGTGCTACGGATGACCAGCGGCAAAGGCTCAATGCCGGCGTTTGGCGCTATCACCCTACGCGACATCAGTTCGAAGTCTTCGCCCATGGGACCAGTAACCCTTGGGGTGTCGACTACAACGACGAAGGCGATTGGTTTGTCACCGCCTGTGTGATCCCGCATTTGTTCCACATGATCCAAGGGGCACGGTATCAACGCCAAGCCGGGAATCATTTCAACAGCTTTACCTACGACGATATCAAGACGATTGCCGATCACGCGCACTACACCGGCAGCATCGCCAGTCATGCGTTTTGGGGCGATAACAAACGTACCAAGCCGTCGGCCCCGATCGGCACATCGCTGCTCGGCGGAGGCCACGCGCATTGTGGGTTGGCGATTTACAACGGCGGGGTATTCCCGTCGCATTACAACGGCAAATTGTTGTTTCACAATCTGCACGGACACCGTCTCGTTCAAGAATCAGTGGATCGTAACGGCAGTGGTTACATCGGCCGCCATCGTCCGGATTTTGCCCTTGCCAAAGATCATTTAGAAATCGGCGTGGGCGTGATGGTCGGCCCCGATGGAGCAATTTACACGTCGGATTGGCATGACGTTCAAACCTGCCACAACCGAACCGACGAAGTGTGGGACCGCACCGATGGTCGGCTGTTTCGAATCCGCTATGGCGCGGTGCGACCAATCGAGATTGACCTGTGGGCGGCGTCGGACGAATTCCTGGTCGATGCACTCGTTAGTGACAATGGATTTATCGCCCGTCAAGCGATGCGGGTCCTGCAAGAGCGCGCCGCCGCAGGAACTCTGAATGCCGACCACGTCGCAAAGAAACTGCGGCGCGCGTTTTCCATCGCCTCATCACGCCGAGACCGATTGCGAGTCCTTTGGGCGACGCACGCCGCCGGTGTCCTAGGCGAAACTGATCTGCGTCAGATGATGACGCATAGCGACGAATATGTTCGCGGTTGGGCGGTCCATTTTGCCGGCGAAACATATCAAACCAAAGGCACCGCATCAGAATCCAGTTTCAAGTTCGATGCCGAAATCATTCAAGATTCCAGTGTGATCGTGCGGCGCTATCTCGCGAGTATCCTCGAACGTCTGCCCAATGATCGGCGTTGGGATATCGTCGAGACATTGGCTAAGTCCGCGATCGATGCTCATGATCACAATTTGCCGTTGATGGTTTGGTACGGTCTGGAACCGTTGATCGAAGATGATCCCGCACGGGCGCTAACGATCGCAAAGTCCAGCCCACTTCCCAATCTGGCGAGATTTGCGATCCGCCGGATGACGACCACACCTCAAGGTCGCGACGCGCTCGTTGATCGCTTGGCAAAAGATAACAAGCAAGGTGACCAACTGGTGGTGTTGGAGGAACTTAACGCTGCCGCCGAAAGCCGCGCGGGATTCAAAATGCCACAAGGTTGGCCCGATGCCTTCAAAAACTTGGTCAAGTCAGACTCGCCACGTGTCGGTGAACTCGCCTTGTCATTTGCGATGCGAGTCGGCGATGCGAGCGTGTTCCCACGCTTCCGTGCGATCCTCTCCGACCGGTCAGTTGCAGCCGAGAAACGTCTCGAAGCCCTCGCGTCACTGCGGACCGCCAAAGATCGTGATTTGCCGGCGACACTGTTGTCGCTGCTGGACGACCCCGCGGTCAACGAAAAGGTCGTCGCCGCGCTCGCAGATTTTGACACCGAATCGATTCCGGCAAAGCTGCTCGAAGCTCTGCCTCAACTGTCCGAGTCGGCGAAGGTATCCGCCTACAGTACCCTCGTCTCGCGACCTCGATCGGCAACGCAATTCGTCGCCGCGATGGAATCAGGCGAGGTCGATCCTGCGACCATCCCGGCGTTTATCATTCGCCAGGCAATCTCGCTTGGCGATCAATCGATCAATCAACGACTTGAGAAAACTTGGGGAAAGATTGCCCAGTCGAGTGAAGAGATGGAAGCGGAGTACAGCAAATATCGTGCAATGCTAAAGCCTGCCGCGATCGCATCGGCGAGTGCGTCACGCGGACGTGTACTTTACGAAGCCAATTGCGGAAAGTGTCACAAGCTGTTTGGGGTCGGTGGTGACATCGGTCCGGACATCACGGGAGCCAACCGCAGCAAACTCGACTACCTGCTCGAAAACATTCTCGAACCGAATGCCTTGATCGGTAAAGCCTATCAAGTGCAAAACTTCTTGCTTGGTGATGGCCGTGTGGTCAGTGGCGTCGTCAAATCAGAGAACGACGATGCCGTCACCGTTCAAACGGCAACCGAGGTCGTTATCATTTCGCAAGACGACATTGAACAGGACAAGCTGTCAAACGTATCGCTAATGCCATCGGGGCAACTGCAGCCGATGACGCCGGGACAAGTCCGCGATTTGTTCAAGTACCTCATGTCACCGACCCAGGTTGGCTTGCCCGGCGCAATGGACGCGTCATCGCGTGTCGTCGGCCCGGCCGGCAGCATTGTGATCGAAGGCGAGATGCTTTCCGATACCGAAGTCACCGCCGGCAGCACTCGGCCGCAGCCGATGAGCGGATTTGGAAAGGACTGGTCCGGAAACGAGCAGCTTTGGTGGACCGGCGGCAAAGTCGGGGCGACGTTGACGACGGAGTTGCCATTGGCAACCGAAGGCAGCTTCGACATCGAATTGCGTCTAACGAAGGCAAAGGATTATGCAATCATCAAGGCAGAATTGACCGACTCGAAAGGCAAGAAGGCCATCAAGGAAATCGACCTGTATTCACCCAACGTCAGTTTGGCGGAATCGGTGCGTTGGAAAAGTGTCGTGATCGACGGAAAAAATCCGGCAAAATTGCGACTGACGATTTCCGGGGCAAACGCCAAGGCGATCCGTTCGTATATGTGCGGCATTGACTACATCATGGCGTCTCCCCAGTAG